The sequence CTGAAAAATGTTTGAATTTAAAAGTCATAGTAGATGCAATGATAGTAATTTTTGGGAACTCTTTGGATTGAATTTTGACCCCTAAATCCCCGAAGGGGACTTTTGGCCGGTGAATAGAATTAGCGATCTTGAAATCGGACCACTATCCTCATTCCTCCCCTTTGGGGAGGTTAGGTGGGGTTAGTTTGTCGACTTCATTTTTTATCGATCGAACAACTTTTTCAATATCATTTTCAATCTCTTCATTTGTAAAACGTATCACTTTATAGCCGATTGCAGCAAGTCTACTGGTTCTCTCGATTTCCTCACGTTTTTTAAATTGATGAATTTTTCCATCCACTTCAATGATCAGTTTGATTGAAAGTGCGACAAAATCAGGAATATAAAAATCTATAATGTGCTGTCTTCTGAATTTTACGCCAAGCTGCTTGTTTCTTAACTTTTCCCAAAGCAACTTTTCCGCTTTGGTCATTTCATTTTTCAGCTTTTCGCGGTGGTCTTTATACTGCTTATAGAAATTTTTATTTGCAGTTTGCCAGCCTGGTTTTTTGTTTGGGTTATCAGAATCCATGATTTCTATTTTCTAAAAAAACAAACTAACCAACATCGTAAACGCCAGCCCGCAAACGGCAATTATCGATTCCATAACCGTCCAGCTTTGCAGGGTTTGTTTTTCGTTCATCCCAAAATATTTTCCTACCAGCCAGAAACCACTATCGTTTACATGCGATAGTAAAGTTGCTCCCGATGCAATGGATAAAACAACCAACGCACGTTGCGGATCATTTAAGCCAAATTCGTTAAGTACCGGGGCAATAATTCCGGCTGCCGTAATCATTGCAACCGTTGCCGAACCTTGAGTTACGCGTACAATGGCAGCCAAAATCCAGGCCAGTAAAATTGGAGGGAGGGCAGAGTTCGCCATCGACTCGGCCATGATTTTTCCAATTCCGCTATCTACCAAAATTTGTTTTAAAACGCCGCCGGCGCCGGTAATCAGAATAATTATTCCTGCCGGGCCTAGTGCTTTGGTCGAAAGATCGAGGATCTTTTGTTTGCCCATTCCGCGTTTTATGCAAAGAAAGTAAATAGCGATTAGTGTAGCGATGATTAGCGCGCAAAACGGATGCCCAAGAAATTCAAGTATATCAGTGTAAATGGATTGCTCCACAACATTTTTCGTAACAGCCAACCCCGTAAAAGTATTTACCAGGATCAGGAAAAGAGGGACTGCTATTATTAATGCAATCATTCGAAATGACGGTAGATTGTTCTCGTCATATTCTTTAACGTTCTCGATTATAAATTCTTCGGGAGGTGTTAGATGTATTTTCTTCGCAATAATTTTTCCCCAAACTGGACC comes from uncultured Draconibacterium sp. and encodes:
- a CDS encoding endonuclease domain-containing protein, with the protein product MDSDNPNKKPGWQTANKNFYKQYKDHREKLKNEMTKAEKLLWEKLRNKQLGVKFRRQHIIDFYIPDFVALSIKLIIEVDGKIHQFKKREEIERTSRLAAIGYKVIRFTNEEIENDIEKVVRSIKNEVDKLTPPNLPKGEE
- a CDS encoding gluconate:H+ symporter, which translates into the protein MGTPFLIFMVLSAVALLLFMVLKLKISAFIALLITAIYVGIIAGMPLKQITQSIQDGMAGTLGFVATVVGLGAIFGQMLESSGGAESLAHYLVKKFGKDRASWAMVVSGFIIAIPVFFDVGFIILVPIIYALSRDTKKSLLYYGIPLLAGLAATHSFIPPTPGPVAVADIVNVQLGWVILLGFIIGLPTAIIAGPVWGKIIAKKIHLTPPEEFIIENVKEYDENNLPSFRMIALIIAVPLFLILVNTFTGLAVTKNVVEQSIYTDILEFLGHPFCALIIATLIAIYFLCIKRGMGKQKILDLSTKALGPAGIIILITGAGGVLKQILVDSGIGKIMAESMANSALPPILLAWILAAIVRVTQGSATVAMITAAGIIAPVLNEFGLNDPQRALVVLSIASGATLLSHVNDSGFWLVGKYFGMNEKQTLQSWTVMESIIAVCGLAFTMLVSLFF